TTGCTCAACGGCAAAGCGGTCAAATCATGTACTGTGCTCGCCGCGCAGGCAGACGGCGGTGAAGTCATGACCGTCGAAGGCCTGGCGCAAAACGGCAAGCTGCATCCCATTCAAGAAGGTTTCTGGGAAAAGCATGGCCTGCAATGCGGCTTTTGCACGCCCGGCATGATGATGACGACGTACGCATTGCTCAAGAAAAATCCCAACCCGAGCGAAGAAGACATTCGCTGGGCGATTTCGGGCAATTTGTGCCGCTGCACGGGATACGTAAACATTGTCAAGGCGGTTCAATACGCCGCTGAGAAAATGCAATCGTGAAATGTTTATCGTGTAACGTGAAACGTGTAATGTTCCAAGTATTGCACGTTACACGTTTCACGTTACACGAAAGCCTCAACACAAACCCTCGGAGAAAACAATCATGCCAGAAATACACGGAATGGGTCATTCGATGAAGCGCAAAGAAGACCCGCGTTTTTTGCAGGGCAAGGGCAATTACGTGGACGACATCAAATTGCCGGACATGCTGTATCTCGACATCGTCCGCAGCCCGTATGCGCACGCGCGCATCAAGAGCATCAACACCGACAAAGCTTTGAAAATCCCCGGCGTGCTCGCCGTCATCACCGGCAAGGATCTCGAAAAATACAATCTTGCTTGGATGCCGACACTGATGAGCGACAAGCAAATGGTGCTGCCGGTTGACACGGTGAAATATCAGGCGCAGGAAGTCGCCGCAGTTTTGGCAACGGAGCGTTACATCGCCGCCGATGGCGTGGCCGCGGTCGAGGTTGATTACGAGCCGCTGCCGGTGGTGGTCGATCCGTTTAAAGCGTTGCAGCCCGGCGCCACCAAAGTCCGCGACGACAAAGAGAGCAATCACATTTGGCATTGGGAAGTCGGCGACAAAGCCGCGACGGATAGCGCTTTTCAACAAGCCGAAGTCACGATCAAATAAGACATGTACATCCCGCGCATTCATGTTTCTTCGATTGAGACGTGCGGTTGCGTCGCGAGCTGGGACGCGGTGAATCAAAAGCTGACGCTGTACATGACCACGCAAGCGCCGCACGCAATTCGCACCGTCGTCGCGCTGGTGGCCGGACATTTGGGTTTGGCCGAGCACAAAATCCGCGTGGTCTCGCCGGACATCGGCGGCGGCTTCGGCGGCAAAGTGCCGGTTTATCCCGGCTATGTGCTCGCGGTCGCGGCCTCGTTTCTCACCGGCAAGCCGGTGAAATGGATCGAAGACCGCATGGAAAATATTCAAGCCGACTCGTTCGCGCGCGATTATCACATCAGCGCCGAAGTCGCGGCGAAGAAAGACGGCACCGTGCAGGCGCTGCGCATCAAAACCATCGCCGATCACGGTTACACCGATGCAGCGGCCAATCCCTCGAAATTTCCCGCCGGTCTCTTTCACATTTGCACCGGCTCGTATGATTTCAAAAATGCCTTTGTCGAAGTGGACGGCGTTTACACCAACAAGCCGCCGGGCGGCATTGCGTATCGCTGCTCCTTCCGCGTTACCGAGGCGGTGCATGCCATCGAGCGCATGGCCGATATCGTGGCGCATACCGTTGGCGTTGATCCGGCGGAGTGGCGCATGAAAAATTTCATCAAGCCCGAGCAGTTCCCGTATAAATCAGCACTCGGTTGGGAGTACGACAGCGGCAATTACGGCGCGGCGTTGCGCAAGGCGATGGACATGATCGGCTACGAAGCGTTGCGCAAAGAGCAGGCGGAGAAGCGCGCTCGCGGCGAGTTGATGGGCATCGGCATTTCCAGCTTCACTGAAATTGTCGGTGCCGGGCCTTCGCACACGTTCGACATCCTCGGCCTGAAAATGTTCGACAGCGCGGAGATTCGCGTGCATCCAACCGGCAAAGCCATTGCGCGCTTCGGCACCAAATCTCAGGGACAAGGGCACGAAACCACGTATGCGCAGCTTATCGCCGAAGAGTTGGGCATACCTGCAGAAGACATTCAAATTGAGGAAGGCGACACCGACACCGCGCCGTATGGCTTGGGAACTTACGCCAGCCGCAGCACGCCCGTCGCCGCCGCAGCAGGTGCGGTTGCTGCTCGCAAGATTCGCGAGAAGGCCAAGAAAATCGCGGCGCATTTGTTGGAAGCTTCGGAAAATGATTTGGAGTGGGAGCGCGGCAAGTTTTACGTGAAAGGCTCGCCGAACAAAGCGAAGACGATTCAAGAGATCGCTTTCGCCGCGTACACCAACCATCCGCAGGGCATGGAGGCCGGCCTCGAAGCGGTTTCCTATTATGACCCGCCCAATCTCACTTATCCGTTCGGCTCGTACATTTGCGTGGTGGATATTGACCGCGGCACCGGCGAGGTGAAGGTGCGGCGCTTCGTGGCGGTGGATGATTGCGGCAATCGCATCAATCCCATGATCGTTGAGGGCCAGATTCACGGCGGCTTGACCATGGGCTTGGCGCCGGCGTTGTACGAGGGCATTTTCTACGACGAACACGGCAACATTCAAGGCGGCAGTTTTATGGATTATCTGCTGCCAACCGCGATTGAGACGCCGAATTGGGAAACCGGCGAAACCTGCACGCCCTCGCCGCATCATCCGCTCGGCGCCAAAGGCGTCGGCGAGTCCGCCACCGTCGGCGCGCCCGCCGCCATTGCCAACGCCGTCGTCGATGCCCTCTGGCATCTCGGCGTGCGGCACATCGACATTCCCATCACGCCGTGGAAGGTGTGGCAGATTTTGAATGAGAAGGGCGTGGCGGAGTGAGGGGTGATCAGTAAGGCGTAAAACGTAATTCGTAATCCAGGTGGCCTCGTCTGGAGAAGAACTCCAGATGAGGCCGGTAACCTGAGTCTGCTGATTCTCCTGCGTGGCTGCGAAATTAGGTTGATGTTTGTTTTTTCAGAATATTTGCTATATTTGAATTTGTAGCTGTACTTGTGCAAAAAACAAAAGCTTTTTACGCATCACGCTTTACAGGTGTCCTATGCCGACAGTTCAAGTCACATCACGAGTTGAGATTGATTTTGAGGAAGTATTGAATGGGGTTGCCCGGCTGGGGATGAATGAGCTCGAACAACTAGCAGATAAAGTTCTCGCTCTACAAGCTCAACGTCGAGCGAGCAGCTTGCCTAAAAACGAAACCGAGCTGCTGCAAAAAATTAATCAGGGACTGCCGCCTGAGGTTCGAAAACGCTATGCCGAATTGAACGCCAAGCTGCGCGAAGAAACCATAGCGCCGGAAGAGCATCAGGAACTGCTCCAGTTGGTTGATCGCATCGAGCTCGCTGATGCAGAACGGCTGCAGCATTTGATCGAGTTGGCGCGTATCCGGAATGTGTCCGTTGATACATTGATGGACCAATTAGAGATTCGCCGGCCTGCCCATGCCTAGCGCTTACATTCCGGTTGACAAGCAACGAGCCGTTATCGAACGAGCAGAAGGCCGCTGCGAGTACTGCCAGAGCATGGCAGATTACGCCACCGAGAAGTTCGCTGTTGAGCATGTTATGCCGGTGAGTCGTGGTGGCACAAGCGAGCTTGATAATCTGGCATTATCGTGCTCGGGATGTAATGGCCATAAATACAACAAGACTGAAGCGCTTGACCCCGCTGATGGGAAACTCGTTCCGCTTTTCAATCCCAGGCAACAGCTATGGCAAACGCATTTTAGCTGGAGTGATGATTTTACTCGCATCATCGGCTTGACAGCGATAGGGCGTGCTACAGTAGAAGCGTTGCAGATGAACCGTCCTGGACTGGT
This DNA window, taken from candidate division KSB1 bacterium, encodes the following:
- a CDS encoding HNH endonuclease — translated: MPSAYIPVDKQRAVIERAEGRCEYCQSMADYATEKFAVEHVMPVSRGGTSELDNLALSCSGCNGHKYNKTEALDPADGKLVPLFNPRQQLWQTHFSWSDDFTRIIGLTAIGRATVEALQMNRPGLVNMRRLLYLIRQHPPKLNDT
- a CDS encoding (2Fe-2S)-binding protein — translated: MSLPIKVKINGAMREATIEPRLLLVHFIRETLGLTGTHIGCDTTNCGACTVLLNGKAVKSCTVLAAQADGGEVMTVEGLAQNGKLHPIQEGFWEKHGLQCGFCTPGMMMTTYALLKKNPNPSEEDIRWAISGNLCRCTGYVNIVKAVQYAAEKMQS